A region of Athene noctua chromosome 12, bAthNoc1.hap1.1, whole genome shotgun sequence DNA encodes the following proteins:
- the LOC141965260 gene encoding serine protease inhibitor Kazal-type 6-like, with the protein MKATGALVLLSLLLLSFFSDVAGQDIEEICREFINRNVYCTRESNPHCGTDGITYGNKCAFCKAVLRSGGKIRLKHLGKC; encoded by the exons ATGAAGGCAACAGGTGCCTTAGTGCTTctcagcctgctgctgctctctttCTTCTCGG ATGTAGCAGGTCAAGACATTGAAGAG ATTTGTAGAGAGTTTATAAACAGAAACGTGTACTGCACAAGGGAGTCCAACCCTCACTGCGGCACGGATGGCATCACGTATGGAAATAAGTGTGCCTTCTGCAAGGCAGTGCT GAGAAGTGGAGGGAAAATAAGATTGAAGCACCTTGGCAAATGCTGA